Proteins found in one Lutimonas zeaxanthinifaciens genomic segment:
- a CDS encoding Nif3-like dinuclear metal center hexameric protein has product MTKIKHITALIEELSPLQYAEDFDNVGLLVGNSEQEVTGILVTLDCLESTVEEAIVNKCNLIVAFHPIIFKGLKKLNGKNYVERTVIKAIKNDISIYAMHTALDNSFEGVSAKMAEVLKLENKKILLPKKRILRKLTTYVPENAADEVRDALFKSGAGHIGNYSHCSFNMTGSGTYIGNQNSNPSLGEKGSLESVSENFISVIFEKHKEPQIIKSLITSHPYEEVAYDIVGLENKHNRIGMGIVGELSEEIQLNDFLNHLKKGFNTPIIRHSKDTGKAIRKVAVLGGSGSFAIESAIHSGADIYVTADLKYHDFYRAEGKVVLADIGHYESEQFTKNILVEYLTKKITNFAPALPEGRIILSKINTNPINYF; this is encoded by the coding sequence ATGACAAAAATCAAACATATCACAGCCTTAATAGAGGAACTTTCTCCGTTGCAATACGCAGAAGATTTTGACAACGTTGGGCTGCTTGTTGGTAATTCTGAGCAGGAAGTAACGGGGATACTTGTAACATTAGACTGCCTTGAATCTACGGTGGAAGAAGCCATCGTAAACAAATGCAACCTCATCGTTGCCTTCCACCCTATCATATTTAAAGGCCTTAAGAAGCTGAATGGTAAAAATTACGTAGAACGTACTGTTATCAAAGCCATCAAGAATGATATTTCTATTTATGCCATGCATACGGCTCTTGACAATTCCTTTGAGGGAGTATCCGCTAAAATGGCCGAGGTTCTGAAACTGGAAAACAAGAAAATCCTTTTACCAAAAAAAAGGATTTTGCGCAAGTTAACAACATATGTACCCGAAAATGCCGCCGATGAGGTGAGAGATGCCCTTTTTAAATCGGGAGCAGGACACATAGGTAATTACAGTCATTGTAGTTTTAATATGACTGGTTCAGGAACTTATATAGGGAATCAAAATTCAAATCCATCCCTGGGAGAAAAAGGGTCTTTAGAATCCGTTTCTGAGAATTTTATCAGCGTGATCTTTGAAAAACACAAAGAACCTCAAATAATTAAAAGTTTGATTACTTCTCACCCATATGAAGAAGTTGCCTATGACATTGTTGGGCTGGAAAATAAACACAATCGAATTGGAATGGGGATTGTGGGGGAACTTTCAGAGGAAATACAGTTAAATGATTTTTTAAATCACTTAAAGAAAGGGTTCAATACACCCATAATAAGACATTCTAAAGATACAGGTAAAGCGATTCGTAAAGTTGCTGTTTTGGGCGGGTCCGGGAGTTTCGCCATTGAGTCAGCCATTCATTCGGGTGCTGATATTTATGTTACTGCGGACCTTAAATATCACGACTTTTACAGAGCCGAAGGAAAAGTTGTTCTTGCAGATATTGGGCACTATGAAAGTGAACAGTTTACAAAAAATATTTTAGTAGAGTATCTTACAAAAAAAATCACTAATTTTGCACCTGCCTTGCCGGAAGGGAGGATTATTTTATCAAAAATCAATACAAATCCGATCAACTATTTTTAG
- a CDS encoding zinc ribbon domain-containing protein, which translates to MTKKKEVTVEEKLRALYDLQLIDSRIDEIKNTRGELPLEVKDLEDEIAGLQTRLNNFSTDIENLETSIANKKNNIEEANTLSKKYQEQQKNVRNNREFDSLSKEIEYQDLEIQLAEKHIREFEAKIAAKNEIIDAAKEKMQEKETHLKHKQDELNSILEETAKEEELLHKKSEEYSKLIDERLLKAYHKIRSNVRNGLAVVTIERGASGGSFFTIPPQRQVEIATRKKIITDEHSGRILIDSQLAEEEKEKMSKYFS; encoded by the coding sequence ATGACAAAAAAGAAAGAGGTTACCGTTGAAGAAAAATTAAGAGCTTTGTATGACTTACAGCTTATAGATTCTAGAATTGACGAGATCAAAAATACCAGAGGTGAATTGCCTTTGGAGGTAAAAGACCTTGAAGATGAAATAGCAGGCTTACAAACGAGATTGAACAATTTCAGTACGGATATTGAAAATCTGGAAACCAGTATTGCCAATAAAAAGAACAATATTGAAGAAGCCAATACATTATCTAAAAAATACCAGGAGCAGCAAAAAAATGTAAGAAATAACAGAGAATTTGATTCGCTTTCAAAAGAAATCGAATACCAGGATCTCGAGATTCAACTGGCTGAAAAGCACATTCGGGAGTTTGAGGCAAAAATAGCTGCTAAAAACGAGATCATTGACGCGGCAAAAGAAAAAATGCAGGAAAAAGAGACGCATTTAAAGCACAAGCAAGATGAACTAAACTCTATTTTAGAAGAAACTGCCAAAGAAGAAGAGTTGCTTCATAAGAAGTCTGAGGAGTACTCAAAATTAATTGATGAAAGACTGCTTAAGGCATACCATAAGATTCGTTCCAACGTAAGAAACGGGCTTGCGGTAGTTACAATCGAAAGAGGGGCTTCAGGTGGTTCTTTCTTTACTATACCTCCTCAACGTCAGGTTGAAATTGCTACACGTAAAAAAATCATCACGGATGAGCACAGTGGAAGAATCTTGATCGATTCGCAGCTTGCAGAGGAAGAAAAGGAAAAAATGTCTAAGTATTTCTCTTAA
- a CDS encoding FG-GAP-like repeat-containing protein has translation MTVFFLFTVGCKQTEKVDRGAELYEMHCARCHIAPDINDLPKEYWTNYILPEMAARMGIKSEGFKPYEGMVFEEMEIVHNSGIYPYMPILNEKDWGILKSYILDLAPDSLRTVSHEGDLKKQIQFEPNAFAIDDVPGSFFTFLKYQEKGNKFWTGDISGNLLEYSFSDGKTRKLHSVENAVVDYVEKDTVSYITDIGILDPSELSTGRIFAAYKNGTKKLPDTLHRPVNNLVLDLNNDGVDEMVISEFGHLTGELSMLVMNTDGVYEKRTLLSQPGTIRTLAKDMDADGDLDLIAITSQGDESITILYQQDNLVFKTDKAIRFSPIYGSSWFELIDFDSDGDEDIITVNGDNADKTYIQKPYHGLRIHLNDGNNKFTETFFYPLNGATRFVSDDFDQDGDFDFAIISTFPDYENKPEYSLVYLENKDSSSYQFQTYSFEEANLSRWFLLDKGDVDLDGDMDIILSAFTYVFTPVPRSLSVSWGENNADIMILENKLISKD, from the coding sequence ATGACTGTATTTTTTTTGTTTACAGTGGGTTGTAAACAAACGGAAAAGGTTGACCGAGGCGCAGAATTATATGAAATGCATTGCGCCAGATGTCATATAGCACCTGATATCAATGACCTTCCAAAAGAATATTGGACAAATTATATTTTGCCGGAAATGGCCGCACGAATGGGTATTAAAAGTGAAGGGTTCAAACCCTATGAGGGAATGGTCTTTGAAGAAATGGAAATCGTTCATAACTCTGGTATCTACCCCTACATGCCCATCTTAAACGAAAAAGACTGGGGTATATTAAAGTCCTATATTCTTGATCTAGCACCTGACAGCCTGCGAACGGTATCTCATGAAGGAGATCTAAAAAAGCAGATTCAATTCGAGCCAAATGCCTTCGCTATAGACGATGTTCCGGGTTCCTTCTTCACTTTTCTTAAATATCAGGAGAAGGGAAATAAATTCTGGACCGGTGACATCTCGGGAAACCTGCTCGAATACTCATTTTCGGATGGAAAGACTAGAAAGCTGCATTCTGTTGAAAATGCCGTGGTGGACTATGTTGAAAAAGACACCGTTTCCTATATCACTGATATTGGAATTCTCGACCCATCAGAATTATCAACCGGAAGAATCTTTGCCGCCTACAAAAATGGGACAAAAAAGTTACCGGACACACTTCACAGGCCCGTAAACAATCTTGTTCTGGACCTGAATAATGATGGTGTTGATGAAATGGTCATCAGTGAATTTGGCCATCTGACCGGAGAACTCTCGATGCTTGTAATGAACACTGACGGAGTTTATGAAAAAAGAACCCTTCTCTCTCAACCGGGAACCATAAGAACCCTTGCCAAAGATATGGATGCGGATGGAGATCTTGATCTTATCGCTATCACTTCTCAGGGTGATGAGAGTATTACCATTTTATACCAGCAGGATAATCTTGTTTTTAAAACCGATAAAGCCATACGGTTCAGTCCAATTTACGGAAGCAGTTGGTTTGAACTGATTGATTTTGACAGTGACGGAGATGAAGACATAATAACTGTAAATGGTGACAATGCAGATAAAACCTATATTCAGAAACCCTATCATGGTTTGCGAATACACCTGAATGACGGAAATAATAAATTCACTGAAACTTTCTTTTATCCTTTGAATGGCGCAACGCGATTTGTTAGTGATGATTTTGACCAGGACGGAGATTTTGATTTTGCAATTATCTCTACCTTTCCCGACTATGAAAATAAACCTGAGTACTCATTGGTTTATCTTGAAAACAAAGATTCAAGCTCCTATCAATTTCAAACCTATTCCTTTGAGGAGGCTAATTTAAGTCGTTGGTTCTTACTGGATAAAGGGGATGTAGACCTAGATGGTGATATGGATATTATCTTAAGTGCATTTACTTATGTATTTACTCCTGTACCCAGATCCCTATCTGTTTCATGGGGTGAGAATAATGCCGATATCATGATTCTCGAAAACAAACTGATCAGCAAAGACTAA
- the gcvP gene encoding aminomethyl-transferring glycine dehydrogenase: MRTDSFVLRHLGPSRNEVTEMLDSIGVSSLDELIYNTIPDDIRLKKNLNLPEAMSENEFASHIQKLGNLNKQFKSYIGLGYHPTTLPAVIQRNIFENPSWYTSYTPYQAEISQGRLEALLNYQTVITDLTGLPLANSSLLDEGTAAAEAMIMLYNGRSRGQKKNGSNKFFVSEEILPQTKDILMTRAEPLGIELVYGDHRNIELSEDFYACILQYPSRDGMIFDYTEFIEKAHQIEIRSIVAADILSLAILKSPGEMGADVAVGTTQRFGIPLGFGGPHAAYFATTEDFKRLVPGRIIGVTVDADGNRALRMALQTREQHIKRERATSNICTAQVLLAVMAGMYAVYHGGEGIKYIARQIHSLANILDQALLKLGLEQDNKAFFDTLKIKVSNADKLKDLAEEQEVNFNYLDETTITISINETTTDADIEQIIDILAQAENLYSFKIKDCPVSLSIPDSLKRKSNFLTHEVFHKYHSETEMMRYIKRLERKDISLADSMISLGSCTMKLNAATEMLPLSMSNWNSIHPFVPVNQAKGYHLMLKELESQLNEITGFTATSLQPNSGAQGEYAGLMVIRAFHNSNKEGHRNICLIPASAHGTNPASAVMAGMKVVVTKTSDSGNIDLEDLREKAILHRDNLAALMVTYPSTHGVFESEIREITRIIHENGGQVYMDGANMNAQVGLTNPAKIGADVCHLNLHKTFAIPHGGGGPGVGPICVAEHLAEFLPSNPIVKTGGTKAISAISAAPFGSAMVDLISYSYIKMLGARGLTESTVTAILNANYLKSRLEKHYKILYAGEKGFAAHEMIVDFREFKAKGIEVTDIAKRLMDFGFHAPTVSFPVAGTLMIEPTESENKQEIDRFADALIQIKKEIDEYHDGDSVLKNAPHTQSMLTADEWPYDYSRKEAAFALDFVSQNKYWPTVRRVNEAYGDRHLVCSCNPIEDYIEQ; this comes from the coding sequence ATGCGTACCGATTCTTTTGTTTTACGACATCTAGGCCCGAGCCGAAATGAAGTTACCGAAATGCTGGACTCGATTGGAGTAAGCTCACTTGATGAATTGATTTACAACACAATACCTGACGATATTAGATTGAAAAAGAATTTGAATTTACCTGAGGCAATGAGTGAAAACGAGTTTGCCTCACATATTCAAAAACTTGGAAACCTGAACAAACAATTCAAGTCTTATATTGGTCTTGGCTATCACCCTACGACGCTTCCTGCGGTTATCCAAAGGAATATTTTTGAAAATCCAAGCTGGTATACATCCTATACCCCATACCAGGCGGAAATATCACAAGGAAGATTAGAAGCTTTGCTAAACTATCAAACGGTTATTACGGACCTGACCGGTTTGCCACTTGCAAATTCGTCATTGCTGGATGAAGGAACTGCAGCAGCGGAAGCCATGATCATGTTATATAACGGAAGAAGCCGGGGCCAGAAAAAAAATGGGTCAAATAAGTTTTTCGTTTCGGAAGAAATCCTTCCGCAGACAAAGGATATATTAATGACAAGAGCGGAACCCTTGGGGATCGAACTAGTTTATGGAGATCACAGAAACATCGAATTAAGTGAGGACTTTTACGCCTGTATCCTGCAATACCCCTCAAGAGACGGGATGATCTTCGATTATACCGAGTTTATAGAAAAAGCACATCAAATTGAAATCAGGTCAATCGTGGCTGCAGATATCTTAAGTCTTGCCATTTTAAAATCACCGGGTGAAATGGGTGCAGATGTTGCGGTCGGAACTACGCAGCGTTTTGGTATTCCATTAGGTTTTGGAGGACCTCATGCGGCGTATTTTGCTACAACTGAAGATTTTAAACGACTTGTTCCAGGCAGAATTATTGGCGTTACTGTTGATGCGGATGGAAACAGGGCATTAAGAATGGCGCTTCAAACCAGGGAACAGCATATCAAAAGAGAAAGAGCAACCTCTAATATTTGTACTGCCCAGGTTTTGCTTGCTGTGATGGCCGGGATGTATGCCGTGTATCACGGAGGAGAAGGAATCAAATATATTGCAAGGCAAATTCACTCTTTGGCAAATATCCTCGATCAGGCATTACTGAAACTTGGTCTCGAACAGGACAACAAGGCTTTTTTCGATACCTTGAAAATTAAAGTCAGTAATGCAGATAAGTTAAAGGACCTTGCTGAGGAACAGGAAGTCAATTTCAACTACCTAGATGAAACAACTATTACGATTTCTATAAATGAAACCACGACGGATGCAGATATAGAACAGATCATTGACATTCTTGCACAGGCGGAAAATCTTTATTCCTTCAAGATCAAAGACTGTCCTGTGAGCCTTTCCATACCTGATTCTCTAAAACGGAAATCAAACTTTTTAACGCATGAAGTCTTTCATAAATACCATTCCGAGACTGAAATGATGCGGTACATCAAGAGGCTGGAACGCAAAGATATTTCTCTTGCCGATTCAATGATCTCTCTTGGTTCCTGTACCATGAAACTTAATGCGGCCACGGAAATGCTTCCGTTGAGTATGAGCAACTGGAATTCTATACATCCGTTTGTGCCTGTAAACCAGGCAAAAGGATATCATTTAATGCTAAAAGAGCTGGAATCACAACTCAATGAAATTACAGGTTTTACCGCTACCTCCCTTCAACCAAATTCAGGAGCTCAGGGAGAATACGCAGGACTTATGGTCATTAGAGCTTTCCATAATTCCAATAAGGAGGGACACAGAAATATTTGTCTGATCCCAGCTTCAGCGCACGGTACCAATCCTGCCTCAGCTGTTATGGCGGGAATGAAGGTGGTGGTTACCAAAACTTCTGATTCCGGAAACATTGACCTCGAAGATTTAAGAGAAAAGGCCATACTGCACAGAGATAACCTGGCTGCTCTTATGGTGACCTACCCTTCTACCCATGGAGTTTTTGAGTCTGAAATAAGAGAGATCACAAGAATCATTCATGAAAACGGAGGACAGGTTTATATGGACGGTGCCAACATGAACGCTCAGGTTGGGCTGACGAATCCTGCAAAAATTGGAGCTGATGTATGTCATTTGAATCTTCATAAAACCTTTGCCATTCCTCATGGAGGAGGAGGCCCGGGAGTAGGACCTATTTGTGTTGCGGAACATCTCGCTGAATTTTTACCTTCTAATCCAATTGTAAAGACCGGGGGAACAAAAGCCATAAGTGCAATATCTGCAGCACCTTTCGGTTCGGCCATGGTCGATCTAATTTCATATAGCTATATTAAAATGCTTGGAGCCAGAGGGTTAACTGAATCAACTGTGACTGCTATTTTAAATGCCAATTATTTAAAATCCCGTTTAGAAAAGCACTATAAAATTTTATATGCGGGTGAAAAAGGATTTGCTGCTCATGAAATGATTGTGGATTTCAGAGAATTTAAGGCAAAGGGTATTGAAGTAACGGACATTGCCAAAAGACTTATGGATTTTGGTTTCCATGCCCCTACCGTGTCCTTCCCTGTGGCTGGAACCTTAATGATCGAGCCAACAGAAAGTGAGAACAAGCAGGAAATTGACCGGTTTGCAGATGCCTTGATACAGATCAAAAAAGAAATAGATGAATACCATGATGGTGACAGCGTTCTAAAGAATGCTCCTCACACCCAATCCATGCTGACTGCAGACGAATGGCCTTATGATTATAGTAGAAAGGAAGCGGCATTCGCGCTTGACTTTGTGAGTCAGAACAAATATTGGCCGACTGTAAGAAGGGTAAATGAAGCCTATGGTGACAGACACCTGGTATGTTCATGTAATCCGATTGAAGACTATATTGAGCAATAA